CGCGCGCCCGCTGGACAGTTCACGATCGACGCCCACGAGCGCCGTCCCGCCGTGCTGCTCGCGGCCGGTGTCGGCGTGACGCCGATGCTCGCGATGCTCCGGCACATCGTCTACGAAGGGCTGCGCACGCGGCGTGTGCGTCCGACATGGTTCTTCCATTCGGCGCGCTCGCTGAAAGAGCGCGCATTCGGCCGCGAGATCGAACAGCTTGCCGCGTCCGCGAAGGGCGCGGTGAAAGTCGTGCGCGCGTTGAGCGATATCGACGGCGCGCGCGAAGAGAAAGACTTCGACGTGGCGGGCCGGATCGATATCCAGCTGCTGCGCGACACACTGCCCTTCGACGACTACGACTTCTATCTCTGCGGACCATCGGCATTCATGCAGTCGATGTACGACGGCTTGCGCGATCTCAACGTCGCGGACAACCGCATTCATGCCGAGGCGTTCGGTCCGTCCGGATTGCAGCGCAGGAAAGATGCCGCCGCTGCGACAGGCCCCGTGCGCGTCGCGGCCGACAAGCCCGTGCCCGTTGCATTCGTGAAGTCGGGCAAGGAAGCGCGCTGGAGTCCGGAGAGCGGCTCACTGCTGGAACTTGCGGAAGCGCGCGGACTGAATCCCGAATTCGGTTGCCGCGGCGGCAGTTGCGGCACGTGCCGCACGCGCATCGTCGAAGGCACCGTCGCTTACGCTGTCGCGCCGGAATTTCAGGTGCCGGACGACGAAGCGCTGATCTGCTGTGCGGTTCCCGCGAATACCGAATCGGGCGGCGGCGATCGTCTGCTGCTCGATCTGTGAGCGCCGTCGCGCCTGGCACGCTGCGAAACGCTGCTATGCTTTTGGCATCTGCGTTCATCTCTTCAGCCATGGACAGGCTTCAGGCAATGACCACTTTCGTGACCGTGGTCGAGACGGAAGGCTTCGCGTCGGCGGCACGCAAGCTCAACGTGTCGCCGTCGGTCATCAGCCGCGTGATGACGGAACTCGAAGAACATCTTGGCGTGCGTCTGTTGACGCGCACCACGCGCGTCGTGCGGATGACGGATGCAGGTGCATCGTTCTTCGAAGATTGCCGGCGCATCCTCGCCGAGGTCGACGCCGCCGAGCTTTCCGCCGCCGGCGCCAACGCGACGCCGCGCGGCCAGCTGACGGTGACGGCGCCCGTCCTGTTCGGCAAGATGTACATCACGCCCATCGCGCAGGACTATCTGACGCGCTATCCCGCCGTCAGCCTCAATTGCTGGTTCATGGACCGCATCGTGAATCTCGTCGATGAAGGCGCGGACGTGGCGATCCGCATCGGCGAGTTACCGAGTTCTTCGTTGCAGGCGATCGCCGTGGGTAATGTGCGACGCGTGCTGTGCGCGTCGCCGGCTTATCTGCAGGCGCATGGCGTTCCGCAGCATCCCGACGATCTCGCGTCGCACGTCGCGATTCAGGCGACGGGCCTCACGCCCGCGCCGGAATGGCGCTTTCAGGTGGACGGCAAGCCGCTGACCGTGCCGATCCAGCCGCGCCTCGTGACCACCACGAACGACTCGGCGATCTCGGCGGCGCTGGCGGGACTCGGCATCTTGCGCGTGCTGTCGTATCAGATCGCGCAGGAACTGGCGAACGGCACGTTGCGCGTCGTGCTCGCCGATTACGAACTCGCGACGCTGCCCGTTCATGTCGTGCATCGCGAGGGCAAGCACGCGAATCAGAAAGTTCGCGCGTTCCTCGATCTCGCCATCGAAACGCTCCGGGCCAAGGCTTCGCTCTGGCGCGGGTAGGTGGCGTTATGCGTCGGCGCTTGCGGCGTCCGCGTCGAAGCGGCGTCCGTCCGCCAGCACATCCGTCAGTTGAACGAGGTTGACGGGCTTGGTCAGATGCTGATCGAAACCCGCGCTGTCGCTGCGCGCGCGGTCTTCCGGCTGGCTCCATCCTGTCAGGGCGATCAGCCGCAGGTTGGTGGAGCCACCGCGCGTGCGGATCTGCTGCGCGAACTGATAGCCATCCATGCCCGGCATGCCGAGGTCGATGAATGCGATAGTCGGCGCGAAACCATCGAGCGCTTCGAGCGCCTGCGCGCCGTCGTAGAACACCACGCTCTCGCATCCGAGGACACGCAGCAGTTCGGCGAGGCTGTCCGCGGCATCGCGGTTGTCGTCGACGACGAGCACGCGCTGGCTGTCGAATTTCGCGAGTTCCTGGACGGGCGCCACGGGTTCGGACGCATCGCTCGCTTCGTCGACGGGTAGCGAAACGGAGAAACAGCTGCCCTTGTTCCGGCCGTCGCTGGCTGCGGAGATCGTCCCGCCGTGCAACTCGACCAGCTTCTTCGCCAGCGCGAGTCCGATGCCGAGGCCGTCGCCTTGCGTCTGCGGCTGCAAGCGGCCGAAGAGCGTGAACAGCAGCGACTGTTCTTCTGCCGTGAAGCCGATCCCGCTGTCCTTGACGCGCACGGTCGCGCGATCGTTTTGCAGCGTGACGGAGACGTGGATGTCGCCGCCCGGCGGCGTATATTTCGCGGCGTTGTTGATCAGGTTCGAGAAGACCTGCGCGAGCCGCACTTCGTCGCCATTTATGCGGACGGGACCGGGCGCGACGTCGACGGTCAACGTGTGGCCGGCTTTCTCGACGGCCGAACGGCTCAGTTCGACGGCAGCCTGCAAGACAGCCGACAGATCCGTGTGCCGCCGATGCAACTGGATCGCGCCGTTGTTGATCCGCGCCACTTCCATCAGGTCGTCCACCAGCCGGACCATGTGATCGAGCTGACGATCGAGCATTTCGAACACCCGCGTCGCGCCCGGCGGCGTCTGGTTCAGACGCAGGATCTGCAAGCCGTTGCGAATGGGCGCGAGGGGGTTGCGCAACTCGTGCGCGAGCGTCGCGAGAAACTGGTCTTTCATGCGATCCATGTGCTGCAGCCGCGCCTCGCTTTCCCGCAGCAGCGCTTCGGCCCGCGTGCGCTCGATCAGGCTCGCGGCTTCGCGTGCAAGGATGTCGAGCAAACGGAGTTGCCTTGCGTTCGGCTCGTATGCGTGCGCCCAATGCGTGGACAGCATGCCGATCAGCGCGCCGTCGCGCGAGTGCAGCGGCGTGGTCTGCATCGCGCGGATGCCCGTCTCGTGGTACACCTCGAGATCGATGGTATCGGCGAAATCCGGACAGGTATCCACATCCGGGACGATCACGCGCTGGCCCGTTGCCAGTGCGAATCCGCAGCTCGTCGTCGAGTCGACGTCGACGTTGCGCCAGTGTTCCGCCGCCGCCAGCGTGAAGCCGCAATGGGCGATCAGGTCGAGTTTCTGCTGACCGGCTGCGTCGGTGGAAATCATCTGCAAACTGGCGAAGTCGGAATGCAGGAGCTGCATGGCGGCCTTCACGATCCGGCCGTAGAGCGCCGACGGCTCGTGTTCGACCAGCATGTGCAGCGAAAGATCGTGCAAGGCCCGGCTGTCGGCGAGATCTTCATTCAACAGCGCAATCAGGCTGGCGGGACTCGCAGCATCTCCGGCTGCGTCGAGAGGCTGATTGACTAACGGCTTTGCGTCACGGTTGCTCATATCGTTCCGTCGCTTTCTGGATCTTTGCAATGGCGGCGGACATATTCTAGCGCGGCTGCGCGGTCGATCGAAATGGGTGCGCGCGCATCCATCGACGAACCGGGCATGCCGGTCGCCGAAGCTGAGAATGACAATCGAAATCGAAAGGTCGCGAAAGGCGACCCCGGTGCATGCGCCTAGAAGCGGTAGTTCACGGATGCGAGCGTGTTCAGTTCGGTCCTGCGCTCGGTGATGGGGCTGGCGGCCGCATAGTGCTGCAAACGCCCGAGCGTCACCGCGACGGAGCCGACCCAGTGTTTAGAAAAGTCGTAGCTCACGTAGCCGTTCAGATGCACGTCGCGGATGCCCGCGCCCGTGTTGTACGCGGGCAGGCCCGAGGCCGCGCTTTGCTGGGCCGACACGCCGAAGAACGTGCGCGTGTACAGCGCGTCTGCCCAGGTGAAGCCGGGGCCGAAGGAGAACAGCCAGCCGCCCGTCGGCAGCGACGCGTAGAGATCGCTGACGACCGTCTTGCCCTGGCCGTGCCCGGCGATATCCTGGTACATCGCGACCGAGCCGGTGAACGCCCAGACCGTGTAGTCGGCGAACAGCTTGAGCTTCGGGCCACCGTCGACATTGCCCAGCCCATGCAGATGCGGATCGTCCTTCTCGTGGCGCGATTGAAAGTCGAAGCTGAGCGCCGCGCCGACGTGGTAGTTCTCGCTGCGGATCACGTTCAGGCCCAGCACATCGGGGCCTTGCGAGAAGACGCGGTCGTCGTAAG
This Paraburkholderia sabiae DNA region includes the following protein-coding sequences:
- a CDS encoding LysR family transcriptional regulator, which gives rise to MDRLQAMTTFVTVVETEGFASAARKLNVSPSVISRVMTELEEHLGVRLLTRTTRVVRMTDAGASFFEDCRRILAEVDAAELSAAGANATPRGQLTVTAPVLFGKMYITPIAQDYLTRYPAVSLNCWFMDRIVNLVDEGADVAIRIGELPSSSLQAIAVGNVRRVLCASPAYLQAHGVPQHPDDLASHVAIQATGLTPAPEWRFQVDGKPLTVPIQPRLVTTTNDSAISAALAGLGILRVLSYQIAQELANGTLRVVLADYELATLPVHVVHREGKHANQKVRAFLDLAIETLRAKASLWRG
- a CDS encoding hybrid sensor histidine kinase/response regulator: MSNRDAKPLVNQPLDAAGDAASPASLIALLNEDLADSRALHDLSLHMLVEHEPSALYGRIVKAAMQLLHSDFASLQMISTDAAGQQKLDLIAHCGFTLAAAEHWRNVDVDSTTSCGFALATGQRVIVPDVDTCPDFADTIDLEVYHETGIRAMQTTPLHSRDGALIGMLSTHWAHAYEPNARQLRLLDILAREAASLIERTRAEALLRESEARLQHMDRMKDQFLATLAHELRNPLAPIRNGLQILRLNQTPPGATRVFEMLDRQLDHMVRLVDDLMEVARINNGAIQLHRRHTDLSAVLQAAVELSRSAVEKAGHTLTVDVAPGPVRINGDEVRLAQVFSNLINNAAKYTPPGGDIHVSVTLQNDRATVRVKDSGIGFTAEEQSLLFTLFGRLQPQTQGDGLGIGLALAKKLVELHGGTISAASDGRNKGSCFSVSLPVDEASDASEPVAPVQELAKFDSQRVLVVDDNRDAADSLAELLRVLGCESVVFYDGAQALEALDGFAPTIAFIDLGMPGMDGYQFAQQIRTRGGSTNLRLIALTGWSQPEDRARSDSAGFDQHLTKPVNLVQLTDVLADGRRFDADAASADA
- a CDS encoding MipA/OmpV family protein; the protein is MTMPVTFNAVRRVCAAAAFSLAIHPVGALAGDMPEASSSPDLPDSSAPVKPASKWKIAFGPGVVITPLYPGSRELRAFPYPALDISYDDRVFSQGPDVLGLNVIRSENYHVGAALSFDFQSRHEKDDPHLHGLGNVDGGPKLKLFADYTVWAFTGSVAMYQDIAGHGQGKTVVSDLYASLPTGGWLFSFGPGFTWADALYTRTFFGVSAQQSAASGLPAYNTGAGIRDVHLNGYVSYDFSKHWVGSVAVTLGRLQHYAAASPITERRTELNTLASVNYRF